The following are encoded in a window of Bradyrhizobium sp. WBOS07 genomic DNA:
- a CDS encoding MarR family winged helix-turn-helix transcriptional regulator, translated as MARTSSDTALKAREADQASVQREARLDLFKFVPFRLNRLAAEVSAALSVEYQERHGLDIPAWRVIATLGFRVDACSAQFIAQCTRTHKSTISRAVTTLLHQDLIERVENQADRREFRLRLTAKGRALYEQLFPQLLRREDEILACLSAQERKQLSMLLSKIEQSLDLIQTSEEADAKQAY; from the coding sequence GCCTCAGTGCAGCGAGAGGCGCGGCTCGACCTGTTCAAGTTCGTGCCGTTCCGGCTCAACCGGCTCGCGGCCGAAGTCAGTGCCGCGCTCTCGGTCGAATATCAGGAACGCCACGGTCTCGATATCCCGGCCTGGCGCGTGATCGCCACGCTCGGGTTCCGCGTTGATGCCTGCAGCGCGCAGTTCATCGCGCAATGCACCCGCACGCACAAATCCACCATCAGCCGCGCCGTGACCACGCTGCTCCACCAGGATCTGATCGAGCGCGTCGAGAACCAAGCCGACCGCCGCGAATTCCGCCTGCGACTGACGGCGAAGGGCCGCGCCCTCTACGAGCAGCTGTTCCCGCAATTGCTGCGGCGTGAAGACGAAATCCTCGCCTGTCTCTCGGCGCAGGAGCGCAAGCAGCTGTCCATGCTGCTCAGCAAGATCGAGCAGAGCCTCGATCTGATCCAGACCAGCGAAGAGGCCGACGCCAAGCAGGCGTATTAA